The window CTGTCAGCATATGCGGTCAGATAGACGATCGGAATCCCCATCTCTTCCTTAATGATGCCTGAAGCGGTGATGCCGTCCATCTCACCTTTCAGCACGATATCCATAATAATGATATCGGGTTTGTGCTGCCGTATCTTTTCAATTGCCTCTTCAGCGTAGCTCGAGATGCCCAGGACGCTATAGCCTCGTGACTGCAGGCGTCTCTGTAAGTCCATGGCAACGATCGATTCATCCTCTACAATCCATACCCGGGGTTCTGCCATCTGCCTGTTCCTCCACGTAAATGATAGTAGTGATCTGCAGGTTATATATAATATACCGGGTTCTTGCGGAAGCGTAGCCGGGAAACTCCGGATATGGTCTCTCTCAAAAACCAGAGAGCAGCTTCTGCATCTTCTCTCAGAAATTGGGCTATCGTCTCCCACTTTGGAGGGGTGTCCGGATGAAGCCAGGCACCCAGGCACCATTCGTACTCTTTATCAGATCAGGATGCCTAAAAAGATCCTGAGGAATGATTCATGTGTATCGCAGTACCTGCAGAGGTAATTGAGATCAGAGACGGCAACATCGGTCTTGTCGACTTTGGTGATCTCCAGCATGAAGTCAGGCTCGATCTCGTTGATGTAAAAGTCGGGGAATTCGTCCTTGTCCATGTTGGATTTGCCATACAGCGACTTTCCCGTGAAGAAGGGCTTGAGACCCGCGAGCTGTTCCGGCAGGTCTATGAGGCCATGGGATCCTGATGCATGAATATAGCATAGCATACGATATTTACGCAACAGCCCGAAGAACTGCCCTTGATCATAATGCAACAGCAGTACATACAATCAATGTGACATTTGGGGAACTGGCCATGGTCAATCCCGAGCAGGTCTCATTTCTCTTTTCTGCCATAGCAGAAGATGATGAGATCATGAGCGGTGCGACGCTTGTCTGTGAGACAGAGCCCCCCAGCACAACCTGTTCATGCGGGTATGCCGGAACTGAGATTTATGTCTGCCCGGATTGTGGAAAGCTCCCGTCGCTTGTCTCTGGAAAAGAGATAGTCGTAAAGAACATAGAGATAGATTCTGGTGAATAATGAACGTTAATCTGATGCATGGTGCCGGTGGAGAGGTGATGGGCGAACTCCTCCGCACCCTCACTGCTTTTTCCCATACCAATGCTGGCGGAATCGGGCTAGAGAGCCTGGATGACGGGGCGGCTATCCCGTTTGATGATCGGTATATTGTGTTTACGACTGATTCTCATGTTGTACGGCCGCTCTTTTTTCCTGGAGGGGATATCGGGAGGATATCTGTTTGCGGAACAGTCAATGATCTCTCGGTGATGGGTGCACGCACCATTGCCCTTTCATCTGCCATGGTGATTGAAGAGGGTTTCCCAATTGCGGATCTCGAGAGGATCGTCTGTTCAATGGATGAGGCACTTGGCGAGGCGAAGACAAGCATCGTGACTGGAGATACCAAGGTTGTTGAACGGGGTTCACTTGACGGGATCATCATCAATACTTCAGGCATCGGGATCTGTGACCGGCCCATCCGCGATTCCGGACTGCAGGAAGGGGATGCAATCATCGTCTCGGGAACACTTGGTGATCATGGGATCTCACTCCTCTCATTCCGGGAGGGCTTCGATCTCGGGGAGACACTGAGATCTGATTGTGCACCAATCTGGCCAATTGTCGATCTCGCACTGAATGCAGGCGATGTCCATGCGATGAAAGATCCGACACGTGGCGGATTTGCCGCTGCAATCAATGAGATGGCAAAAAAAAGTGGGCTTGGTATCATTCTTGAAGAAGAGCAGGTGCCGGTTGCAACAAGTATCAGATCCGCAGGCGAGATCCTTGGGATCGATCCCCTGATGGTTGCAAACGAGGGGAAAGTCGTGATGGGAGTTTCAGCAGATGATGCAGATGCCATCCTCTCAGCCATCCGGACTCATCCTCTTGGTCGAAACGCAGCCATCATCGGGGAGGTTGTCTCAGGTTCCCGTGTGGTGATGCAGACCTCAATCGGCGGCGAGCGGTTTATCGAACCGCCGCTTGGAGATCCGGTGCCAAGGGTATGTTAGATCTCGTCCTCAAAAACACCACGCTCCCGGATGGAAGGGTGGCAGATCTTTCGTTTTCTGAGGGGAAGCTCACGCATATCGGATCTGCTGGAGCAGCTTCAGAGGAGATTGACTGCCGCGGTCTCCTCTGTATCCCTGCAGCCTGTGACATGCATGTTCATATGCGCGGAGGCAGCCAGTCTGCCAAGGAGACCTGGCGAACAGGTACCATGGCAGCACTGGCAGGCGGTGTCACGATGGTTGTGGATCAACCAAATACGATCCCGCCGCTTCTGACAGAGACTCTCTATCACGACCGGATTCTTGAGGCAAAAGCCGGGTCACTCTGCTCGTTTGGTATAAATGGCGGGGTCTCGCCGGGTGCTGATCTGCATGCTCTCTTCAGGGCAGGCGCACTCGCATTTGGGGAGATTTTTGCCGCACCATCAAGTTATGGAGAGGCACTGACCGATCACCAGCTGCGCGATGCCCTCTTTGCGATCAATTCACTTGGCGGGCTCGCAACCATTCACGCAGAAGAGGTTTTGGAAGGGATTCCAGAGACACTTGGCGCCCATCACCGGATCCGATCCCCGGATGGCGAGGTGCGATCACTGGACGCTATTTCGGACTGCCTTCCCCCGGGTATGAAACCGCATATCTGCCATCTCAGCTCTCCTGACTCGCTTGCATCTGCTCCGGGCTCAAAAGAAGTTACCCCGCACCATCTCTTCCTCTCAATTGAGCGTTTTTCACCTGATGATACACATGCCCGTGTCAACCCGCCGCTCCGTCCCGAATCAATCAGGCGCAGGCTCTATGCCGCATGGGATCAGATCGATGTCATCGCATCAGATCATGCCCCCCATACCATCTCTGATAAGGCAGTTCCTTTTGCCGATGCCCCATCCGGCCTCCCCGGTGTTGAGACGATGCTCCCGCTCCTGATGAATGAGGTGGCAGAAAAAAGGCTTTCGCTTGCATCTGTTATTGAGAAGACTGCGATCAGTCCCTGCAGGATACTTGGGATACAACCTGCCGGGTTTACTAGGGATACTCGTGCTGACTTTGCTCTCTATGCAATGAAACCAGAAACAATTGAGGGTGAGCTGCTCCACTCACGCTGCGGATGGACACCATATGAGGGGATGCCTGGTGTTTTTCCAACCCTTGTCATCCAGGAAGGAGCGGTATCGTATTCCGGCGGTGAATTTACCGGCACATCCGGCAGATGGGTTCCGGGAAGGGGTTATCATGGTCTACAACATATAGACTAACGTGCCAATACATGCGCTTTCATAGGTCCCCGGGTGATCCATATGACGTATGTCATTGAGATGAGCCACGGGACAACCCGTCAGCGCGACAGGCACCGCCCGGTGAAGGGTTTGATATGGGAGGGACGGCAAAAGCCACCTGTGACCGGTATCAGTTATCACCGGGCGACATTCTGTTTCCCAATACATGCCTTCCTTTAAAGATGCAATCAGCCAAACCGCAGATGGGATTGAGATCGCAGTTGAGGTGATCCCCGGATCCCGGATGCAGAAATTCCCAACAGGCTATAATGCATGGCGGAACACGATAGGCATCTCTGTTACCGCACCCCCTGCCGGTGGGCGTGCCAATGCCATGGTCATATCCCTTGTAGCCGATGTGCTGGGCATCCCCCGATCAATGGTCAGAATTGTATCCGGCCATCAGGCACGGCGAAAAACAATTGGGATCACCGGAACCGATCTGGATGATGTTTTACCACTCCTCGGGTTTGCACCTGATAATTCCGATATAACCTGATAATCTGCTTTTTTCAGGCAATTGTATTCATGGGTTTATTTAAATAATCGAAACTCTCTATATAGGTTTACCTATGATCAGGCGTAGTATGCATTGCATGATCGATGGGGGTGCGTTTCCATGTATTCACCAGATACAACGAAGTATCTTATTCATATTCATCTCGAGACCGAGGGGGTGGTCGAAAAACCCGATGTAGTCGGTGCCATTTTTGGCCAGACAGAAGGGTTGCTCGGCGAAGATCTTGATCTCCGTGATCTCCAGAGGACTGGAAGGGTTGGACGAATTGATGTCCAGATCATAAGCAGGCGCGGCGAAACAACCGGTGAGATCTTCATATCATCTTCACTGGACCGTGCAGAGACTGCTATTCTGGCAGCTTCTCTTGAGACGATCGACCGGGTTGGTCCCTGTGTTGCCCATGTCAATGTGGAGTGTATAGAGGATATCCGGGTTGCCAAACGGAAGAAGATCATTGAGCGGGCAAAGGAACTCCTTCTTGATGTCTTTGAGGAGGATAGTATCGATTCATCCAATCTTCTTGATGAAGTGCGTGAATCGATCCGGATAGAGAAGGTCAGGACAATTGGGGAAGAGCGGATACCGGCAGGTCCAAATGTCGAAGAATCAGATGCGATCATCATCGTTGAAGGGAGGGCTGATGTGCTCAACCTGCTTCGGTATGGGATCAAAAACAGCGTTGCTGTTGAGGGGACCAATGTCCCCGGAATCATCATCGGCCTCTGTGAAAAGAAGACTACCACGGTCTTTCTTGACGGTGATCGCGGGGGGGAGCTTATCCTGCGTGAAATCCTTCAGATAGCTGATGTGGATTTTGTTGCGTATCCTCCACGGGGAAAGAGTGTGGAGGATCTCAGCAGAAAAGAGATCGTCAAAGCGCTCAGGAACAAAGTTCCGGTCGAGTATGTGCGCGATCAATTTGAGAAAGAGCTCCAGAAAACCGGTCAGTCGCCTGTTCCTGAACCAGCTCCCGCTTCAATTCTTCCTGAACCATATGAGAACGGGGAGGGTGATGATGGAATGAAAGCAGACTCTTTTGATATCCCTCCTGTTGAGTCAATTGGCGACAATGGTGCTGATACCGCGCTTGGAAAGCACCTGAAGGCTCTCCGTGGTAGCGGGCAGGGACGGTTTCTTTCACCTGATCTCCAGACAATACGCGACTTTCCTCCCGAGGAGTTTATAAGCCTCCTTGATGAGCTTGGATCTGAGAGTGCCGGTGTCATCATCGATATGGGTGTGGATCAGAAGATTCTTGATCACTGCTCAGATAAGGGGCTTGAATTTATTGCTGCACGTGATTTTTCAAAGATCGTAAAACGGCCAACAGATCTGCGCATGGTGAATATGTAGTCGTTAATAAACCTTTCTTTTTTAATCCATATCCTTTTATTCCCTGAACTCACCATCGTACTTGCCGGTGATGGTATATGCATAAAGATGAGTTGATCGCACTTCATCAGAGGTTGGCAGACATTAAGGATTATTTTGAGGATCGGGGATCAGAGATCACATTTCCCCAGTATCATGCGTTGAAGATCAACCCCTCTCAGGTCCATAAAAGCAAACTTGAACATAAATATGCGATTTTTATTCTTGCAACCGAACTTGCAAACGCGATGAAGGATGTAGAGTTTGCTTCTTCAGGGAGAATATCGTCAAGAATGAAGGAGCTTGCTGAGAAGACCCTGAAAGAGATTGAATGCACACAATGAGCTTTTTTTAAACAACAGAACGTTTTCCCCCGTTTCTTGCAGGCAGGGTTTCCCGGGCAGTCAATTGCCTCTTCACCTGCTCATTTTCTACGAAGATTCACTGATGAGATAGTCTGCAAGCAGATCAGGGATTGGTGCTGACATGCAGTGCCAGTTTGGTGTGCCGTTTACTTCAAGCACCGTGTATCCGTCATCTGTTTTGAGCAGATCAACACCACAATAGTCTATTCCAATCGCCCGTGCTGCATCCTCTGCTATCCGTCGCATGGCAGGATCGATCTCAACAGGCGTGCCGATCCCACCCTGGTGAATGTTATGGGTCAGGTGGGGAGACTGGCGATAGATCGCTCCGACTGCCTTGTTCCCGATGACAAAGATACGGAAATCACGGTCGTTTCTGATATATTCCTGGACATAGTATGGCGGCCCGGCCAGATCCTGTACATCTGAAAAGAGAAAGATTCCTTCGCCGTCAAATCCATAGACTGGTTTATACACAGCTTTCTGGTGTTTTTTGAGGAAGAGATCGACCTCACTCCGGGAGCCGGTAAACAGGGTCTCTGGTGTTGGTACGCCATGATGCACAAGGAGTGCAGAGGTCAGTGTCTTGCTGGCACAGGTTACTATCGCCTCGGGTGTATTAACCAGCCTGTTTTTGAGGGACAATGCCTTGAGCAGCTCAAACTCAATTCCATCCTGACGTATCCCGCAGACCCAGATCAGATCATTTTCAAGTTTCATATCAAAGGGATTCAGCGTGGAGAGCTCCAGGACTGAATATTCTGCACCCTTCTGCTCAAGCGCTCTCATCACCATCAGCGTGGAATTGTCATCAGGCGTATCAGTGGGTTTTGGAATGATCCGGATCATACTGTATTGACCTCTTTTTCAGTCTGCTGCCTGCTCACTATCTGTTGTGAGCGCATGCTTCTTCCAGACCTCTTCACGCCAGATGTTTCCACTGTTGTATGCGCAGAAGGGTATAATGCGCCCATCCGGAGTGGCATAGTGGATGCAGCATCTCCGCACCCGGTCAAGATCATAGTTATAATTATCCATGAAGTGCATTGTTCCAACAAACAGTGCATTCCAGTGGAATTCGCGGAGCGCATCAAAATTCTGGTGGATGAGTGCGTTTGCGATCAGTCCGTGGAAATCGATTTTATATGCATTATTCTGTTTCAGGGTATTCCTGAGATTGTTGACTCCTTCAAGCAGAGTCCTGTATTTATTGAGTGTTCCACCCTTCCTGAGCCCGGTTGCAACAGAATCTATCGATCTGAAGAACTGTTCCACATCAACGAGTCGGTTTACCGGGACAAGTCCTTTCTCTGTGACAAAAATGTAGGTTGCAGCGCCGCAGTGCGGGTGGGCGGTAAACTGTATCTGGGGTTTCCCGGTATATGACTCAACAAGATCAATGATTGGTCCGACACAGGGGATCGGGTAGAAATCATCTGATTTCAGGATGCCTGCAGTCTGATCCTCGATACCATGCAGGAGATCGGGTATGGTGATTCGTTCTGCATCGATTTCATCATGGCTGGCTGCTCCCGTAAAAGCTACCGGCTGGAAGTTCACTCCCCTGATAACATCGATATTGTCAGCTGCAAACCTGATGATTGCACCTGCTTCATGATCGTTTTTCCCGCGGATTATGGTTGGTACAAGTACCATTCCGACACGGTCCCTGCGGCAGTTCTCTATGGCTTTTTTGTTTATTTCAAGGAGTGGATTTGTCTCTTTTGTCACTCCGTCAAAATGCAGGTAGATTGTCGATACCCCGGCAATTTTGAGTTTTCCTGCGAGCGTTTCATCCTGAGCAAGCCTGATGCCGTTTGTTGCAACCTGCACCAGTTTGAAACCCACTTCCTTTGCCCGCCTGACAATTGCTGGCAGATCCTCTCTCATTGTTGGTTCGCCGCCTGAGAGCTGGATTGCCGGTGGG is drawn from Methanocalculus natronophilus and contains these coding sequences:
- a CDS encoding HypC/HybG/HupF family hydrogenase formation chaperone, which translates into the protein MCIAVPAEVIEIRDGNIGLVDFGDLQHEVRLDLVDVKVGEFVLVHVGFAIQRLSREEGLETRELFRQVYEAMGS
- a CDS encoding hydrogenase maturation nickel metallochaperone HypA, with protein sequence MHEYSIAYDIYATARRTALDHNATAVHTINVTFGELAMVNPEQVSFLFSAIAEDDEIMSGATLVCETEPPSTTCSCGYAGTEIYVCPDCGKLPSLVSGKEIVVKNIEIDSGE
- a CDS encoding UPF0058 family protein translates to MHKDELIALHQRLADIKDYFEDRGSEITFPQYHALKINPSQVHKSKLEHKYAIFILATELANAMKDVEFASSGRISSRMKELAEKTLKEIECTQ
- the dnaG gene encoding DNA primase DnaG yields the protein MYSPDTTKYLIHIHLETEGVVEKPDVVGAIFGQTEGLLGEDLDLRDLQRTGRVGRIDVQIISRRGETTGEIFISSSLDRAETAILAASLETIDRVGPCVAHVNVECIEDIRVAKRKKIIERAKELLLDVFEEDSIDSSNLLDEVRESIRIEKVRTIGEERIPAGPNVEESDAIIIVEGRADVLNLLRYGIKNSVAVEGTNVPGIIIGLCEKKTTTVFLDGDRGGELILREILQIADVDFVAYPPRGKSVEDLSRKEIVKALRNKVPVEYVRDQFEKELQKTGQSPVPEPAPASILPEPYENGEGDDGMKADSFDIPPVESIGDNGADTALGKHLKALRGSGQGRFLSPDLQTIRDFPPEEFISLLDELGSESAGVIIDMGVDQKILDHCSDKGLEFIAARDFSKIVKRPTDLRMVNM
- a CDS encoding amidohydrolase family protein, whose amino-acid sequence is MLDLVLKNTTLPDGRVADLSFSEGKLTHIGSAGAASEEIDCRGLLCIPAACDMHVHMRGGSQSAKETWRTGTMAALAGGVTMVVDQPNTIPPLLTETLYHDRILEAKAGSLCSFGINGGVSPGADLHALFRAGALAFGEIFAAPSSYGEALTDHQLRDALFAINSLGGLATIHAEEVLEGIPETLGAHHRIRSPDGEVRSLDAISDCLPPGMKPHICHLSSPDSLASAPGSKEVTPHHLFLSIERFSPDDTHARVNPPLRPESIRRRLYAAWDQIDVIASDHAPHTISDKAVPFADAPSGLPGVETMLPLLMNEVAEKRLSLASVIEKTAISPCRILGIQPAGFTRDTRADFALYAMKPETIEGELLHSRCGWTPYEGMPGVFPTLVIQEGAVSYSGGEFTGTSGRWVPGRGYHGLQHID
- the tes gene encoding tetraether lipid synthase Tes; the encoded protein is MILRKTKSICPICNSVTDADLTEEENRIYISRTCPDHGQFKALYWSDAAMFRRFDAYNAIGKGVDNSMTPEERRGCPSDCGLCDQHTSGTLLANLDVTNRCNLNCEFCFANARACGFVYEPTFAQIEEMFTTLRSEKPIPPPAIQLSGGEPTMREDLPAIVRRAKEVGFKLVQVATNGIRLAQDETLAGKLKIAGVSTIYLHFDGVTKETNPLLEINKKAIENCRRDRVGMVLVPTIIRGKNDHEAGAIIRFAADNIDVIRGVNFQPVAFTGAASHDEIDAERITIPDLLHGIEDQTAGILKSDDFYPIPCVGPIIDLVESYTGKPQIQFTAHPHCGAATYIFVTEKGLVPVNRLVDVEQFFRSIDSVATGLRKGGTLNKYRTLLEGVNNLRNTLKQNNAYKIDFHGLIANALIHQNFDALREFHWNALFVGTMHFMDNYNYDLDRVRRCCIHYATPDGRIIPFCAYNSGNIWREEVWKKHALTTDSEQAAD
- a CDS encoding DUF167 domain-containing protein; its protein translation is MPSFKDAISQTADGIEIAVEVIPGSRMQKFPTGYNAWRNTIGISVTAPPAGGRANAMVISLVADVLGIPRSMVRIVSGHQARRKTIGITGTDLDDVLPLLGFAPDNSDIT
- the hypE gene encoding hydrogenase expression/formation protein HypE encodes the protein MNVNLMHGAGGEVMGELLRTLTAFSHTNAGGIGLESLDDGAAIPFDDRYIVFTTDSHVVRPLFFPGGDIGRISVCGTVNDLSVMGARTIALSSAMVIEEGFPIADLERIVCSMDEALGEAKTSIVTGDTKVVERGSLDGIIINTSGIGICDRPIRDSGLQEGDAIIVSGTLGDHGISLLSFREGFDLGETLRSDCAPIWPIVDLALNAGDVHAMKDPTRGGFAAAINEMAKKSGLGIILEEEQVPVATSIRSAGEILGIDPLMVANEGKVVMGVSADDADAILSAIRTHPLGRNAAIIGEVVSGSRVVMQTSIGGERFIEPPLGDPVPRVC
- a CDS encoding ATP-grasp domain-containing protein; translated protein: MIRIIPKPTDTPDDNSTLMVMRALEQKGAEYSVLELSTLNPFDMKLENDLIWVCGIRQDGIEFELLKALSLKNRLVNTPEAIVTCASKTLTSALLVHHGVPTPETLFTGSRSEVDLFLKKHQKAVYKPVYGFDGEGIFLFSDVQDLAGPPYYVQEYIRNDRDFRIFVIGNKAVGAIYRQSPHLTHNIHQGGIGTPVEIDPAMRRIAEDAARAIGIDYCGVDLLKTDDGYTVLEVNGTPNWHCMSAPIPDLLADYLISESS